In Populus trichocarpa isolate Nisqually-1 chromosome 16, P.trichocarpa_v4.1, whole genome shotgun sequence, a genomic segment contains:
- the LOC18106310 gene encoding GDSL esterase/lipase WDL1, with the protein MVGPTRPQFVLFGSSIVQKSFDNGGWGAILADTYARKADIVMRGYGGWNSRNALQVLDQIFPKDAAVQPSLVITYFGGNDSMKPIPAELTPHVPLPEFIENMKKIATHLKSLSEKTRVIFLGVPPANDEMIIQLYGERAARSNEGGRIYSEATLKLCQELEVKAIDLWTIMQQKNDWLTTCFTDGFHLASEGSKIVAKEIIRALEEAEWEPSLYWKLMPSEFVGISPFDSEGNNGAIINSNM; encoded by the exons ATGGTTGGACCAACGAGACCACAGTTTGTGCTGTTTGGATCCTCTATTGTTCAGAAAAGTTTTGACAATGGAGGATGGGGTGCCATTCTTGCTGATACATACGCTCGCAAG GCAGACATAGTGATGCGGGGATATGGAGGTTGGAATTCAAGGAATGCTTTGCAAGTTCTTGATCAAATTTTCCCCAAG GATGCCGCAGTACAACCTTCATTGGTTATAACCTACTTTGGAGGTAATGATTCAATGAAGCCTATCCCCGCTGAGCTTACTCCTCATGTACCCCTTCCTGAGTTCATAGAGAACATGAAGAAGATTGCTACACATCTCAAG AGCCTTTCTGAGAAGACTCGAGTCATCTTTCTAGGTGTTCCTCCTGCCAATGACGAGATGATCATCCAGCTCTACGG TGAACGTGCCGCTCGATCAAACGAGGGTGGCCGGATATATTCTGAGGCTACTTTAAAGCTGTGCCAGGAACTGGAAGTGAAGGCCATTGATCTCTGGACCATAATGCAGCAAAAAAATGATTGGTTGACTACTTGCTTTAC TGATGGGTTTCATCTTGCATCAGAGGGGAGCAAAATAGTGGCGAAAGAGATAATAAGGGCCCTTGAAGAGGCAGAATGGGAACCAAGTCTTTATTGGAAGTTAATGCCATCTGAATTTGTAGGGATCTCCCCGTTCGATTCAGAAG GCAATAATGGAGCCATCATAAATTCAAACATGTGA